From Polyangia bacterium, one genomic window encodes:
- a CDS encoding class I SAM-dependent methyltransferase, giving the protein MSLGRRKVALADQTRWVFNRMADVYPARPPYPTALIDALADLVRPGARVGDLGAGIGHVALPLAARGFAVEAIEPAASMLGELRVQAARRRLAVRAHHATAEALPVATAALELVVVADALHFLDAELTAREIDRVLAPGGALAVITCGFAETPYMRGVVRAMNDAVPRRPRALGGHLVHVSAITGVAFTEKHRFVDETPVDPPTLERILRSISFIGPAMNAARFAAFRDQLQALPGPPLWGRTFVLHTGRRRN; this is encoded by the coding sequence ATGAGCCTCGGTCGTCGCAAAGTGGCGCTTGCCGATCAGACGCGGTGGGTGTTCAACCGCATGGCCGACGTGTACCCGGCGCGGCCGCCCTACCCGACGGCGTTGATCGACGCGCTGGCCGATCTGGTTCGGCCCGGGGCGCGCGTTGGCGATCTCGGCGCCGGCATCGGTCACGTGGCACTGCCGCTGGCGGCCCGCGGGTTCGCCGTCGAGGCAATCGAGCCGGCGGCATCAATGCTGGGCGAGCTGCGCGTCCAGGCTGCCCGCCGGCGCCTGGCCGTGCGGGCCCACCACGCCACCGCCGAGGCGCTGCCCGTCGCCACCGCGGCGCTGGAGCTGGTGGTGGTGGCCGACGCCCTGCACTTTCTCGACGCCGAGCTGACCGCGCGCGAGATCGATCGCGTGCTGGCCCCCGGCGGCGCGCTGGCGGTGATCACCTGCGGCTTCGCCGAGACGCCGTACATGCGCGGCGTGGTGCGGGCGATGAACGACGCTGTCCCGCGCCGCCCGCGCGCCCTGGGCGGCCACCTGGTTCACGTCTCGGCGATCACCGGCGTGGCCTTCACCGAAAAGCACCGCTTTGTCGACGAGACGCCGGTGGACCCGCCGACGCTGGAGCGCATCCTGCGATCGATCTCGTTCATTGGTCCAGCCATGAACGCCGCGCGCTTCGCCGCCTTTCGCGACCAACTACAGGCCCTGCCTGGCCCGCCGCTGTGGGGCCGGACGTTCGTGCTGCACACCGGCAGAAGGCGCAATTAA
- a CDS encoding DUF4178 domain-containing protein, with amino-acid sequence MKIQVRDVVSYLGQDFVVEGVATWALNGHNYQLARAVDGDAVLWIEPVRDDGDDRLLILREVRDLAMSVPPPQTISYQNLTYVQRLTGLGQVQITGNLPGHSPGSHQLWRYRAAGDRYLQIEEDGGRTRALVGESVHKGMIDILPGK; translated from the coding sequence ATGAAGATCCAGGTTCGCGACGTTGTCAGTTATCTCGGTCAGGACTTTGTGGTGGAAGGCGTCGCGACGTGGGCCCTGAACGGCCACAATTATCAACTGGCGCGCGCCGTCGACGGCGACGCGGTCCTGTGGATCGAACCTGTGCGCGACGACGGCGACGATCGGCTGCTGATCCTGCGCGAGGTGCGCGACCTGGCCATGTCGGTGCCGCCGCCCCAGACCATCAGCTATCAAAACCTGACCTACGTGCAGCGGCTGACCGGCCTGGGCCAGGTCCAGATCACCGGTAACTTGCCCGGGCATTCGCCGGGATCGCACCAACTGTGGCGGTATCGAGCGGCGGGCGATCGCTATCTGCAGATCGAAGAAGACGGCGGCCGCACGCGTGCGCTGGTGGGCGAATCGGTGCACAAAGGGATGATCGACATCCTGCCCGGCAAATAA
- a CDS encoding thiamine pyrophosphate-dependent dehydrogenase E1 component subunit alpha encodes MKLEVIRVMDDDGRVIHPEREPKISGDDLRRLFRTVLLVRLLDERMLRLQRQGRLGFYLASTGEEATHIGAAFALRPSDWFYPAYREVGAALYRGYDLRTFMCQLFGNAEDPVRGRQMPVHHSIRKLNFVSISSPVATQIPHAVGTAWAAKLQKKDDVAVAFFGEGGTSTPIFHAALNFAGVFKTPAILVCRNNGWAISVPRSVQTVTPTFAQKAVAYGIPGVLVDGNDILAMIHVISEAAARGRRGEGATLVEARTYRRGAHSSSDDPSVYRDPAEPKEWEQRDPFDRLRKYMTARQEIDAGIEAKMRAEITDQISDALAYAESRAPKPPLHSMFEDVYSDIPWHLREQAAELEAEVSRHDRTE; translated from the coding sequence GTGAAGCTGGAAGTCATCAGGGTGATGGACGACGACGGTCGCGTCATCCACCCCGAACGCGAACCCAAGATCTCTGGCGATGATCTGCGCCGGCTCTTCCGCACTGTCTTGCTGGTGCGGCTTCTGGATGAACGCATGCTGCGCCTGCAGCGGCAGGGACGGCTGGGCTTTTACCTGGCCTCGACCGGCGAGGAGGCCACCCACATCGGCGCGGCGTTTGCGCTGCGGCCGAGCGATTGGTTTTACCCGGCCTACCGCGAGGTGGGCGCGGCGCTGTACCGCGGATACGACCTGCGCACGTTCATGTGCCAGCTTTTCGGCAACGCCGAGGATCCGGTGCGCGGCCGCCAGATGCCGGTGCACCACTCGATCCGCAAGCTGAACTTCGTGTCCATCAGTTCGCCGGTGGCGACGCAGATCCCGCACGCGGTCGGCACCGCCTGGGCGGCCAAGCTGCAAAAGAAAGACGACGTGGCGGTGGCCTTCTTCGGCGAAGGCGGCACGTCGACGCCGATCTTTCACGCTGCCTTGAACTTTGCCGGCGTGTTCAAGACGCCGGCCATTCTGGTTTGCCGCAACAATGGCTGGGCGATCTCCGTGCCGCGATCGGTGCAGACGGTGACGCCGACCTTCGCGCAGAAGGCGGTGGCCTACGGCATCCCCGGCGTGCTGGTCGACGGCAACGACATCCTGGCCATGATTCACGTCATCAGCGAAGCGGCGGCGCGCGGCCGGCGCGGCGAGGGCGCCACGCTGGTCGAGGCGCGGACCTACCGGCGCGGGGCCCACAGCTCGTCCGATGATCCGTCGGTGTACCGCGATCCGGCCGAGCCGAAAGAATGGGAGCAGCGCGATCCCTTCGATCGCCTGCGCAAGTACATGACCGCCCGGCAGGAGATCGACGCCGGCATCGAAGCCAAGATGCGCGCCGAGATCACCGACCAGATCTCCGACGCCCTGGCCTACGCCGAAAGCCGGGCGCCCAAGCCGCCTTTGCACAGCATGTTTGAAGATGTCTACAGCGACATCCCCTGGCATCTGCGTGAACAAGCCGCCGAGCTGGAAGCCGAGGTCAGTCGACACGACCGGACCGAGTAG
- a CDS encoding discoidin domain-containing protein: protein MRVAVVALISIGAVTPAAAQTVRVDSTPAHATNSIRPSLALGAGIDRMSSVAVDADYAPASLQQSLAAGWGTVSYRLNTELHVEDWHWNPQGTWSDPAGRGYFTGDAKPGAQPIRHSWGYALPHRGYTHNEGTDNVGFSVLDDGDRRTYWKSNPYLTRPFTGEDDEKFPQWILIDLGSAQPVDAIRIAWAAPYARRFAVQYWIGPDAIKQAGQGRWQTFPSGAIKNSKGGDPLLTLAPAPISARFVRVTLTDSSGTCDDHGAADRRNCLGYAISEVYLGRRQADGQLKDLLVHAPSQSQTATDCSSVDPWHQPSDRTADEEQSGLDLFYQSGVTRGLPAMIPVSVVYGIPEDAAAEIAYLKARGYPLSYVEMGEESDGQYMTPEHYAALYLQWAKAIHAVDPALKLGGPAFSGVNEDIPAWPDARGDISWFGRFLKYLRAHGRLGDLAFMSFEHYPYNPCKAAWRDLYDEPKLITHIIDVWRMDGLPAEVPLLVTEVNLAWQSGQRYVDIFGALWLADYVGAFLTAGGTASYFFHYLPLPLGHACDGTFGTFGLHTTDAAYHIKQPVAQFFASQLITREWMAPGDGVHRIFPARSDVVDAAGDVLVTAYAALRPDGQWSLLLINKDAAAPHDVQIVFQDAAAATSSRRFVGPVDTVTFGAAQYQWHPNAKDGHADPDGPAMSGKVNAESQTRYHLPPASLTVLRGKVSRP, encoded by the coding sequence GTGCGCGTCGCCGTTGTCGCGCTGATCAGCATCGGCGCGGTGACCCCGGCGGCGGCGCAAACCGTGCGCGTCGACAGCACGCCAGCCCACGCCACCAACAGCATTCGCCCGTCGCTGGCCCTGGGCGCGGGCATCGACCGCATGTCCAGCGTGGCCGTTGACGCCGACTACGCGCCGGCGTCGTTGCAACAATCGCTGGCCGCCGGCTGGGGCACGGTCAGCTATCGCCTGAACACCGAGCTGCATGTCGAGGACTGGCACTGGAACCCGCAAGGGACCTGGAGCGATCCGGCTGGCCGCGGGTACTTCACCGGCGACGCCAAGCCGGGCGCGCAACCGATCCGTCATTCGTGGGGATACGCGCTGCCCCACCGCGGGTACACGCACAACGAAGGGACGGACAACGTCGGTTTCAGCGTGCTGGACGACGGCGATCGCCGCACGTACTGGAAGAGCAACCCGTACCTGACCAGACCGTTCACCGGCGAGGACGACGAGAAATTTCCGCAGTGGATCCTGATCGATCTCGGCAGCGCCCAGCCGGTGGACGCCATCCGCATCGCCTGGGCGGCGCCGTACGCGCGGCGCTTCGCCGTGCAGTATTGGATCGGACCGGACGCCATCAAACAGGCGGGCCAGGGCCGCTGGCAGACCTTCCCGTCGGGCGCGATCAAGAACAGCAAGGGCGGCGATCCCCTGCTGACGCTGGCGCCGGCGCCGATCAGCGCGCGCTTCGTGCGCGTGACCTTGACCGATTCGTCCGGCACCTGCGACGACCACGGCGCCGCCGATCGCCGCAATTGCCTGGGCTACGCCATCAGCGAGGTTTATCTGGGCCGGCGCCAGGCCGACGGGCAGCTGAAAGATCTGCTGGTGCACGCGCCCAGCCAGTCGCAAACCGCCACCGATTGCTCGTCGGTCGATCCCTGGCACCAGCCGAGCGATCGGACGGCAGACGAAGAACAATCGGGATTGGATCTCTTCTATCAAAGCGGCGTCACGCGCGGCCTGCCGGCGATGATTCCCGTGTCGGTGGTCTACGGCATCCCCGAAGACGCCGCGGCGGAGATCGCTTATCTGAAAGCGCGCGGCTATCCCCTCTCCTACGTCGAGATGGGCGAGGAGTCCGACGGGCAATACATGACGCCCGAACACTACGCCGCGCTTTACCTGCAGTGGGCAAAGGCGATCCACGCCGTGGATCCCGCGCTGAAGCTGGGCGGCCCGGCCTTCAGCGGCGTCAACGAAGACATCCCGGCCTGGCCCGACGCGCGCGGCGATATCTCGTGGTTCGGGCGCTTCTTGAAATACCTGCGCGCCCACGGCCGGCTCGGCGATCTGGCTTTCATGTCCTTCGAACATTACCCGTACAATCCGTGCAAGGCCGCCTGGCGCGATCTGTACGACGAGCCGAAACTGATCACGCACATCATCGACGTCTGGCGCATGGACGGCCTGCCCGCCGAAGTGCCGCTGCTGGTGACGGAGGTGAACCTGGCCTGGCAATCCGGTCAGCGCTACGTCGACATCTTCGGTGCCTTGTGGCTGGCCGATTATGTCGGCGCTTTCTTGACCGCCGGCGGGACCGCGAGTTATTTCTTTCACTATCTGCCGCTGCCGCTCGGTCATGCCTGCGACGGCACCTTCGGCACCTTCGGCCTGCACACCACCGACGCCGCCTACCACATCAAACAACCGGTGGCGCAGTTCTTCGCCAGCCAGTTAATCACACGCGAATGGATGGCGCCCGGCGACGGCGTGCACCGGATTTTTCCTGCCCGCAGCGACGTCGTGGACGCCGCCGGCGACGTTCTGGTCACCGCGTACGCGGCCCTGCGGCCGGACGGTCAATGGTCATTGCTGCTGATCAACAAAGACGCCGCCGCCCCCCACGATGTGCAGATCGTCTTCCAGGACGCCGCCGCGGCCACTTCGTCGCGACGCTTTGTTGGCCCGGTCGATACGGTCACCTTCGGCGCCGCTCAATATCAGTGGCACCCGAACGCCAAGGACGGCCACGCCGATCCGGATGGCCCGGCGATGAGCGGCAAGGTCAACGCCGAATCGCAGACGCGTTACCACTTGCCGCCCGCGTCTCTCACCGTGCTGCGCGGAAAAGTGAGCCGCCCCTGA
- a CDS encoding polysaccharide deacetylase family protein encodes MLRPPGLRLSWSFALTLFAFADAAMPACNPAAGTDDGGGGSSPSNGTGGSGIDGSGGGPGGGSGGKSGGGTGGNGMVAGSGGTSGGTGGGAAGGIGVVTSVPCDRQVDNVAPSIDPPGGLTADKVPMFVMLGFDDNAFADGINWALDNLRERKNADGTAVRSTFFISAGFDSEFFNPAGGQSEADLLAAWKKIKADDHEIANHTWSHGENLMGADTATWTAELTKANNLFTTTLGLQQCQVAGFRTPFLGFSQSTFDAVKAAGFVHYDASIEFGYDWWQAAGQPMGWSPGAPLSGQHYYWPFTMDGPFLLGFYNKGVTPNPGMWEIPVYTFNKINGDMASTVTGFDYNLWTKCQSDSTFDFTSVLKTSLDQRLMGNRSPFAIGAHTDNYSQFNESANSVWTTFNYQVRRKALSDFIDYALSKPEVRMVRFIDVINWMRHPTPL; translated from the coding sequence ATGCTGCGCCCCCCTGGCTTGCGTTTGTCGTGGTCATTCGCGCTGACTCTGTTCGCTTTCGCCGACGCCGCGATGCCTGCGTGCAATCCGGCCGCGGGCACAGATGATGGCGGCGGCGGTTCGTCGCCAAGCAACGGCACCGGCGGCAGCGGGATCGACGGCAGCGGCGGCGGCCCGGGCGGCGGTAGTGGCGGCAAATCGGGCGGCGGAACCGGCGGCAACGGCATGGTGGCCGGGAGCGGAGGAACCAGCGGCGGCACCGGCGGCGGCGCCGCGGGCGGAATCGGCGTGGTCACCAGCGTTCCCTGCGACAGGCAGGTCGACAACGTGGCGCCGTCGATCGATCCGCCCGGGGGGTTGACCGCCGACAAGGTCCCGATGTTCGTGATGCTGGGCTTTGACGACAACGCCTTCGCCGACGGCATCAACTGGGCGCTGGACAACCTGCGCGAGCGCAAGAACGCCGACGGCACGGCGGTGCGCTCGACCTTCTTCATCTCGGCCGGTTTTGACAGCGAGTTCTTCAACCCGGCCGGCGGGCAATCCGAGGCTGATTTGTTGGCCGCCTGGAAGAAGATCAAAGCCGACGACCACGAGATCGCCAACCACACCTGGAGCCACGGCGAAAACCTGATGGGCGCCGACACCGCCACCTGGACGGCGGAGCTCACCAAGGCCAACAACCTGTTCACCACCACGCTCGGCTTGCAGCAGTGTCAGGTGGCCGGCTTTCGCACGCCGTTTCTCGGTTTCTCTCAATCGACCTTCGACGCGGTCAAGGCGGCCGGCTTCGTCCATTACGACGCCAGCATCGAGTTCGGATACGACTGGTGGCAGGCCGCCGGGCAGCCGATGGGGTGGAGCCCCGGCGCCCCCCTCAGCGGCCAACACTATTACTGGCCGTTCACCATGGACGGACCGTTCCTGCTGGGGTTCTACAACAAAGGCGTCACGCCCAATCCGGGCATGTGGGAGATCCCGGTTTACACCTTCAACAAGATCAATGGCGACATGGCGTCGACTGTCACCGGGTTTGATTACAACCTGTGGACCAAGTGTCAGTCGGATTCGACCTTCGACTTTACCAGCGTGCTGAAAACCAGCCTGGATCAACGGCTGATGGGCAACCGGTCGCCGTTCGCCATCGGCGCGCACACGGACAATTATTCGCAGTTCAACGAATCGGCCAACAGCGTCTGGACCACTTTCAATTATCAAGTGCGGCGCAAGGCACTGTCGGATTTCATCGACTACGCGCTGTCAAAGCCGGAGGTGCGGATGGTGCGGTTCATCGACGTCATCAACTGGATGCGCCACCCGACCCCGCTTTAG
- a CDS encoding NAD(P)/FAD-dependent oxidoreductase, whose amino-acid sequence MVVMAGLSPPQVVIIGGGFGGLNAAIGLADVPVQVTVVDRRNHHVFQPLLYQVASAALNPSDIAAPIRGVLRQQANARVLLAEVTAIDLPARRVRLRDEVLPFDFLVLATGATHSYFGHPEWATFAPGLKTLEDAVEIRRRVLLAYEAAERTTDADERRALLTFVIVGGGPTGVELAGALAEIARHALAKDFRRIDPTQARVLLVEGQPRVLPPYPETLSASAARQLEKLGVEVRVGARVQAIDQGGVTVEGERIAARTVLWAAGVAASPLARSLGVPLDRAGRVIVDAHLHPPGCDAAWIVGDLAAITQGGDGDGPGLVPGVAPAAIQGGQYAARAIAARARGNPDIEPFHYVDKGSLATIGRASAVADFGKVRLSGFFAWLAWGLIHIMFLIGYRNRVLVMLQWLWQYVTFQRGARLITGTEPPVIASAKAGSGGASS is encoded by the coding sequence ATGGTCGTCATGGCAGGGCTTTCCCCTCCCCAGGTGGTGATCATCGGTGGCGGCTTCGGCGGCTTGAACGCGGCCATTGGACTGGCCGACGTGCCTGTCCAGGTGACGGTGGTTGACCGCCGAAATCACCACGTTTTCCAGCCGTTGCTGTATCAGGTGGCCAGCGCCGCCCTGAATCCCAGCGACATCGCCGCGCCCATCCGCGGCGTGCTGCGCCAGCAGGCCAACGCCCGCGTTCTGCTGGCCGAGGTCACCGCCATCGACCTGCCCGCCCGCCGCGTGCGCTTGCGGGACGAGGTGTTGCCCTTCGATTTTTTGGTTCTGGCCACTGGCGCGACGCATTCCTATTTTGGCCACCCCGAATGGGCGACCTTCGCCCCCGGCCTGAAAACGCTGGAAGACGCCGTCGAGATCCGCCGCCGCGTTCTGCTCGCCTACGAAGCGGCCGAACGCACCACCGACGCCGACGAACGGCGCGCGCTGTTGACCTTTGTGATCGTCGGCGGCGGCCCCACCGGCGTCGAGCTGGCGGGCGCGCTGGCCGAGATCGCGCGTCACGCCCTGGCCAAGGATTTTCGGCGCATCGATCCGACCCAGGCGCGCGTCCTGCTGGTGGAAGGCCAGCCGCGGGTGCTGCCGCCCTATCCAGAGACACTGTCCGCCAGCGCCGCCCGCCAGCTAGAAAAACTGGGCGTCGAGGTGCGGGTGGGCGCGCGCGTGCAAGCCATCGATCAAGGCGGTGTCACCGTCGAAGGCGAGCGCATCGCCGCGCGCACGGTGTTGTGGGCGGCCGGCGTGGCGGCGTCACCGCTGGCCCGATCGCTGGGCGTGCCGCTGGATCGGGCGGGCCGGGTGATCGTCGATGCGCACCTGCACCCGCCCGGTTGCGACGCGGCCTGGATCGTCGGCGATCTGGCGGCGATCACCCAAGGTGGCGACGGCGACGGTCCCGGGTTGGTCCCCGGCGTGGCGCCGGCGGCCATTCAAGGTGGCCAGTACGCGGCGCGGGCCATCGCCGCCCGCGCTCGTGGCAACCCCGACATCGAGCCGTTTCACTATGTCGACAAGGGATCGCTGGCCACCATCGGGCGCGCCTCGGCGGTGGCGGACTTCGGCAAGGTCAGACTGTCGGGGTTCTTCGCTTGGCTGGCCTGGGGCCTGATTCACATCATGTTCCTGATCGGCTACCGCAACCGCGTGCTGGTGATGCTGCAGTGGCTGTGGCAGTACGTCACCTTCCAGCGCGGCGCGCGCCTCATCACCGGGACCGAGCCGCCGGTGATCGCTTCGGCTAAAGCGGGGTCGGGTGGCGCATCCAGTTGA